AGGAGGGGATCGGAGAAGGCCGTGACCAGGGGAGAGGCGATCCGTCTGTCGACCTGGTGGTCGTCGAGGTTCCTGAGGAGCCAGGAACGCCCGGCGTACGCCGTTTCCATCTTCAGGACGCGATCGAGCTCGACGGGGTGGCCCAGGATCTCGTGGGAGACGTGCGTGTTGTAGTGGGGGTCGGTGACCACCACCACCTCGCTGTCGGTGGACGGCAGCGCGGGGGCATCGGCCAGGGCGACGGCCTCCTTGGCGAGGTCCAGCGCGAACTCGGCGAACGTTGGGAACCTGATCAAGGGCTCGTCGACCCCGCGGACCAGGATCTCCCAGCCGCGCTGGTGCCCGAGGACGTCGTACAGCTCCTGGCTGGTCGCGTCCGAGACGGCGACGACGTAGCAGAGCCCCTGGGTGAGGGCGAAGGCCTGGTCGATCAGCGCGGCCTCGGAGGACGCGAACAGTTCCCGCGCGAGCTGGGTGAGGGTGGAGGTGTAGTTGTACTTGAGCCGGGCATCGGTGGCGGCGACCTGCTTGGAGATATCGGTCGTGTACCGCACCATCTCGCCCAGATCCATGGTGCGTGGATCTATCTCGTACTCGGCGGGCACCACGTCCTGGCGCACCTCGATCGGATGGAGCCGCGTATCCGCGAACGCGTCGCCCAGGCCGCCGAACTTCTCCCGTATGGTGGCTTTGAGGTCGCCGTTGGCCATCGCCCGCCGGTAGGCCGAGAGGATTCCGTCCTTCAGGATCTTCTCGAGGTTCGGAAGGTCCGCCGTGCCGAGGGCCCGGCCGAAGTAGCCGGGCGCGACCATCCGGTCGCCGGCGAGGATCCGGACGCCGAACGCAAACCCGTAGTCCTCGCCCGAGAACTTGCTCGCACCGTTCTCGGCCGCCGCACCTTTGCCCTCGACGATCTCCACTCTGAGATCGGCGTATCTGAGATGGGCCAGCGCCCGCGCGTACGCCGTGACGAGGTCGGTGGCCATCGGCTTGATCTGCTCGATGAGGTCGGTGGTGATCTTCTGCGTCATGCGTCTCTCCCGCTAGAGAACCCGGAGGGGGGCTACGCCCCCCTTCCGGACCTCCCCCCGAGGAACTTGCGCGGGCAAAGCCCGCGCTCGGAGGGCATTACTCCGATAGGCCGCTAGAACCACTGGAAGGGTTCGACCAGGACGGTCTCACCCGGTTTCACGTTGCCGCGCTCCTCCTCGAGGACGATCAGACAGTTCGCCATCACCATCGAGGTCAGGATCCCCGATCCCTGAGGTCCGGTCGTGCTGACCTCCCAGCCCGGGGGGCCGAAGCGCAGGACGCCGCGCTTGAACTCCCGCCGGCCCGTCTTCTTCCGCATGGGCTCCGCGGCGCTGGCGGTGAACTGGAGTGAAAACAGCTCTCGCCGTCCCGCCAGCTTCCAGAGGGCGGGGCGGACGAAGAGGAGAAAGGTCAGCATGGAGGCCACCGGGTTGCCGGGAAGGCCGAAGAAGTGCGCCTGGCGGATGCGCCCGACGGCGAGCGGTCGGCCAGGCTGCATGGCGACCTGCCAGAAGTCGATCCCGCCGATCTCCTCGAGGACGTCCTTGACCAGGTCGTAGATCCCCACCGACACGCCGCCGGAGCTCAGGACGATGCTCGCGTTCTCGCTGGCTTCCAGGAGACGGCGCCGGAGATCGTCCCTGACGTCGGGGACGATGCCGAGGTCGGTCACGCTTCCGCCCGCTCCCTCGACCAGGCCGCGCAGTGCGAACCGGTTCGCGTCGTAGATCTGGCCAGGGTTCCGAGGGGTGCCGGGCTCCGCCACCTCGTCGCCTGTGGACAGGATCACGACCTGTGGCTTCTGTCGGACGAGCACCTGCGGGAGACCGAGGGAGGCGATCAGGCCCAGTTCCTGCGGACGGAGCACGCTCCCGCCGGCGATCACGACGGCGCCCGCGCTCACGTCCTCGCCCCTGAGCCGTACGTTGGCGCCCTTGGCGGTGGGCGGGATCCGCACCAGGCTGTCTTGGCGTTGGACGAGCTCCTGCGGGATGACGGTGTCGGCGCCCGCAGGCATCGGAGCGCCCGTCATGATGCGGATCGCCTGACCGAGCGCGAGCGTTCCGCCAAAGACCGACCCCGCGGGGAGATCGGCGATGACATCCAGAGCGGTGGTGCCTTCACTCGGGATGTC
The nucleotide sequence above comes from Candidatus Rokuibacteriota bacterium. Encoded proteins:
- a CDS encoding TldD/PmbA family protein produces the protein MTQKITTDLIEQIKPMATDLVTAYARALAHLRYADLRVEIVEGKGAAAENGASKFSGEDYGFAFGVRILAGDRMVAPGYFGRALGTADLPNLEKILKDGILSAYRRAMANGDLKATIREKFGGLGDAFADTRLHPIEVRQDVVPAEYEIDPRTMDLGEMVRYTTDISKQVAATDARLKYNYTSTLTQLARELFASSEAALIDQAFALTQGLCYVVAVSDATSQELYDVLGHQRGWEILVRGVDEPLIRFPTFAEFALDLAKEAVALADAPALPSTDSEVVVVTDPHYNTHVSHEILGHPVELDRVLKMETAYAGRSWLLRNLDDHQVDRRIASPLVTAFSDPLLPGYGHYKYDHEGTPAKRVVHIDRGVFKGFMNSRQTAAIFGGDPNGHWKTTDASLVPLIRMSNTVFAKGDRDPRDIIKEVDHGYYLVGHRIPSIAESRENFRISARKVYEIRNGELGQLFRDGGIMADTKDYLMHMDAVGTDFRLYPIPNCGKGQPMQTKRLGNGGPTMRSRARLTGAVVGRME
- a CDS encoding molybdopterin molybdotransferase MoeA, producing the protein MISVADAQARILAQVTTIAAPELIPVSQALGRVLAEDLRAPFDVPPTDNSAVDGYAVASADIPSEGTTALDVIADLPAGSVFGGTLALGQAIRIMTGAPMPAGADTVIPQELVQRQDSLVRIPPTAKGANVRLRGEDVSAGAVVIAGGSVLRPQELGLIASLGLPQVLVRQKPQVVILSTGDEVAEPGTPRNPGQIYDANRFALRGLVEGAGGSVTDLGIVPDVRDDLRRRLLEASENASIVLSSGGVSVGIYDLVKDVLEEIGGIDFWQVAMQPGRPLAVGRIRQAHFFGLPGNPVASMLTFLLFVRPALWKLAGRRELFSLQFTASAAEPMRKKTGRREFKRGVLRFGPPGWEVSTTGPQGSGILTSMVMANCLIVLEEERGNVKPGETVLVEPFQWF